TTGAGTAATAATAAGTTCTAACTGAAATGGGCCGAAGGGTGTATTAACTTTTTAGTAGATGTCTAGCATCAAAATTACAAGGTAAAATGCACAAGTAAAAGAAGAGTTGAGGAACTTAGAAATGTATTATTAGTTTTGAGTtattatgacaattaaaaagtTGATCCACCCTTCAGCGCATTTTAGTTagaaatcaaaacataattaatttattttttttactgagTTAATGtgaagtaaaattaattaatgtcgtGAAAAAGAGAACAGTATTAACATTGAAGTGGAGGGGTTccactttttcattttctaatttAGGTGAAATTAGAATGGAGTCTTTAATAATCtcatctatttttctttccCAAAATCAATTAATTCTTGGTCCAATCGAAACATCTTCTTTACAATCTCACCCTTGAATTAACATCAATCTCGCTTCTCTTCGACTAGCCTAGAGCCAAGAGCTTCCCCTCTTCCTCCTAAGTGACGAGAATCAGTCTACTTTCTGTTAAATTCGAGGCTGATTTCACCAATGGCTAATGGGGAAAATTCAAATCCATAGAAGCCTAAGCGGTCAGGTCCTCTTGTTGATATTGATTGACATCTTCATTCTTTTAGGGCTCATGTCTTTGTAGGAATAGTAGTTCAAACTTGCAGGTATTATTTGAATGAAACGTCAATGCAAATTGTTTGTTCTTAAGAAATCATAATCAATATACTGAATCGTTTGCCTCTGAAATCGCTAGCAAAGTTTGATGCATATCAAAAAACTGGCAAAAATACACTGCTGAAATTTACTGTTGTCATCTTCAGTGGCTTGAACCATATCAAATTTCAGGCTACCGGAGATAACAACGGTAGAAAGAGTTCAGGCTACCGGAGACGACAACGGTAAATTTCAGTAATGTCTTTTTGCCAGTTCTTTGATATGCATCAAACTTCGCAAGCGATTTCAAAGGCAAACAATTCAGTATATTGATTATGATTACCTCAAGAACAGACAATTTGCATTGACGTTTCATTCTAATAATACCTGCAAGTTGAACTACTATTCCCACAAAGATATGAGCCcttaaaagaatgaagaagtcAATCAATATCAACAAGATGACATGACCGCTTAGACTTCTATGGATTTGAATTTTCCCCCTCCGCCAGAGGTGAAATCGGATTCAACAGAAGGAGCAGATCAGCTTCCTATACCCCTCTCTACAAAGTGGAGCAGCTGATTCTCTCTCGCTTAGGAGGAAGAGGGGAAGCTCTAGGCTAGTCGAAGAAAAGCGAGATTAATGTTCACTCAAGGGTGAAATTGTAGAGAAGATATTTCAATTGGACAAAGATTCAATTGATTTTGGGAAAGAAAAAAGTATATGAGATTATTGAAGTCTCAATTCGAATTTTACCTTAATTAGAAATGAAAAAGTGGAACTCCTCCGCTTCAAtatcattatctttttcatgacattaattcatttttctttcacattaattgagtttaaataattaattctaaCTACAATGGGCCGAAGGGTGTATTAACTTTTTAGTAGATTTCTGGCATTTAAAATTACAAGGTAAAATGCACAAGTAAAAGGAGATGAGGAACTTAGAAGATGTATTAAAGTTCCACAGTAGATAGAGTTATTATGATCAATGGACCTGTGCTAAACCATCTAACAGAGAATTGGCTTATGTGCACCAACAACTGACCAAGATATATGGGAAGGACTACAATCTTTATAGATGATGATAAAGCCTCGGGGATTGATGGGTACAGCTCACTGTTCTTTAGAAAAGTGTGGCCGGTGACAAAACATGAAGAGtaatacttcaactctttgcTACTGGCAGAATCCATAGAGCAATTAACTGTACCCTTATTACTTTGGTACCAAATTATTCTGGACCTCAAACAGTGAAAGAATTTTGGCCTATTTTTTGTTGCTCGGTTGAATATAAGATTATAGCCAAGGTTTTAGCGGCCAGGTAATAGCAAGTGTCATTTGTGATGCAAGTATGATTTATACCTGGAAGAAAATAGTTGTTATAACATCATACTTGCTCATGAGCTGGTCAAGGAGTATGGCAGAAAACAGAAATACCTAAAACAAGGGGTTGGGTTGAGAAGGCGAGGTTTTGTTTATATCCTGCAATACTTCCCAATAGCGGATGGAATGTCAATCATTCAATAGGTTTCAAATAAGGAATGatgtttttcttttgtgagAAAGAAAACAATTGCATGAACATTATTGCATCACGTCAATCACACGGTTGTACAGTATGAGAAATCATAATCAGCATGAACAGAACAGTGATGGAACCATGTTCCATCAACTATGGAACATTCTTATAAGGAAcgttgtttttcttttgtgagAAAGAAAACAATTGCATCAACTATGGAACATTCTTATAGGGAACATGATTCCATCACGTCAATCACATGGTTGTACAGTATGAGAAATCATAATCAGTATGAACCGAACAGTCACGACCTAAATAACAAGGTCATGATGGCGCATAGCCTATCAACGATAGGTAAACAAACACGGAATATAAGTAGATAAGTAACGGAAGTAAAGTCATACTTCCATAAATCAACACAGAAATTTAAAAGAATACAGTTACAACCCGAAAAATCCAGTGACATGAGTAAGAATTTGAAATGTATAGAACTGTCCGAAGGATAATGACAGTAAACAAGAGAGACGTGAGGAAGCTGTGAAAAAGCCAGGCTACATCCAGGAACTTCGATATATGGATAACTTAAAGCTAGGATCACGTACCGCTAGTACTGGGCTCAGAACCTGCAGAACAAAGGTGTGGAGAACAACGGTGAGTACAAAAGTAACTAAGTAAATGCTAGTATTATTAGAAGTATGAATATGTAACTAATACCTGTTGATAGTCTACAGGAGTCGCGGCCATTGAGGACACTCATAGGAAAACAATTTGTATCCTTGGGTCTTTCGCCAAGCTTCTACAAAATCATGTACAAGTTCTGCAGTACGTGTGAATACATCACAAGAAATAACTTTTCCTAGGTTTGCGGAAGAGCAGGATGAAAAATCATATTCCGAACATCCATACCAAGATCACTGCCTCCTGCAAGTCCAAAATCGTCTGAACATTTCTGAAATACAGTAGCAACATCTACAACATACTTCCAAACCTATACTGCATTATCTCAACTAGGAAAATGGCTGAGTCGCCAACAAGTGATGGTAGTCAAAACAATTACAAGCAAAACAGAGTTCCCCACCTTAAAAAACAAAGACAACAACTATTGGGATATAGATCATTGTCCTTCCTTCAGGTAATTCCAAAGCCCAAAATCGCTTTTCTACACTATCAAATCAAAAAACAGTCATCCATTGTCCATTACTATCAAACCAAAAGAATACTCCATCGACTACACCAGCCGAGGATGAGGAAATCTTGTTCCTGGAAGGGTGCAATTGCAAAGGTACATCCACACATTAGCCTCTGAAGAGAAAATTTCAATTGTTAAACTGTACTGTAATGCATACAGATAACTCAGAGGTGTTGCATAACAAACTATAGTAACGAGGCTGAGTCATCCTCATCTACATAACAAGTAAATCCAACATATGGATCTTTCATAGTAACCGATTCGAATGGGACAataaactattttaattttattaataactaaaaatgaATTGGATTATAGAATATATCTTTAAACTAATTAGCTAGTGAGAGCTTCTATCTAATTTAATGGAACATCTTCATGActcgtttttttaaaaatctgttTTACAAAAAATGACTTACTGATAATATACATTGCTCACCCCATCCCATACCTCACAGTTGGACCAATTTTTGCAATAATATTATGGGTTATCATGAACTGGATCAAAATCATTCTCACCGAGTTCACAAGTAGTCTCATTTTTCTTATCGGATTCAAATAAGACCAAAGATTATGAAAAGCCGATCCAATAAAACAActcaaaagataaaagaagtaTCGTTGATCTCTTCACGTTCATTCCTAGATCAAAGTAGAATTTCATCTTACCATTGCATTTAAGAAAACGTAGGAAAGATTTCTATAATGAACAATAATACTCTAGTTAAAAAATCTTCATGTATCCTTTTGACATTGAAAAACCTTTTGAAGAGAATTTGCACAAGCATGGACTAAGGTGCCCATAACAATGAGATCGCAAATGATGCTTAATAATTACAATTGTAATATTAAGCATCTCTTGGAAGCTCTGTATTGCTCAATATCTCTGGATAAGTGTCGATAACATAGCTCAAACTCTTCAAAAAGATGTCTCCGACTATGTTGATCCTCCAAAAATAGAGCATTTTTAGAGGATCAAACACTTGAATGTGACAAAATTGTCAAGAGTCCAAGCAACGCAACTTAAAAGTAGGTAAACCAGGGGCGTGTACTTCTGTATGAACTTAGAAAATATATCAACCAGGCGAAAAACGACCACGTTCCATAACTGAGATGAGCCATGGCATGCCAAGTAACTTTGGAAGATAACAATCTCACATAGTGAAGGAAAAGTGAAACATCAGGAGACATGTCTTTTATAGTTTACATTAGGAAAAAACCTAGAAAGACCATAGACAATTCAAATTACACGAGTTCTATCAAACATCACTTCCATGAAAACAGTTCTATAATCTGCAACACATTGTGTAGTTCCTTCATCAAACCTAGTCGACGCAGCAATCAGTTATTACCATGAACCCTCAGCACCAACGGTTGGATTCTGGAAAGCAGAGAAGTTCCAGAAAGTCTTCAATGAGTATGGCTGAGAAATTGTTACTCCCTCTTCTGTGATTTTTGCAATCTGCAAGTCCGAGAAACATCagaataaaatcacaaagaaagAGCAGACAAATCTCACAACTATATTATCTAAAATGAGCTTGATGATGAATTCTGTATCAGAAAGGAAATCTATACATGCAATCATCACGTTCACCTCCATTATTCAACAACCTTACCATTATTTTTTTCCCATTTCAATCTAAAGTACAAAAACAAGAAACCAACCTTCAGTCAACCACAATAGATATCTACATTGAGCAGATCTAGGGAGCAAATGCTATGGAACTTGAAGATCGAAGTATAAGCTCTTCTGCTTCCGCTAGAGCACACTAAACCTGTCTTATTGTTCATATCTAGTAGAGAAATACTTCCTTGCGgcaatataattaaaaaggatGATTGGTGCcagaaattagaaataaatagtggtagattttattttttattctagaaAAGGAAAGCAGTGACAGATTATGAAAATGCAGAATCAGACTATAGTCTTGGTACTTGTAGGAATGACAACAGATGCAAAATTCAGAGCTATAGACCCACAATTAAAACTACAATTACCAGGAAACTCATAAACTATAGGTTTGACGAAAGAAGTTCCGGGAACACATCTTGGCAAATTAAGAGGTTTCATTTTGATTAGTTCTAAAGCACTGACTTTCTACCTAAACCCCAGGAGGACTCTGTACCTGAAGCTTGTTGACTGCAGATCTGTCTCGATACAAAAGCACACGCATACATTTCTCCAATAACTTAACGCCCTCTTCATAACTCAAATTTTCATGCCATTCGTCACGAAGAATGGGCCTCGCAAGATGATTCCCAAATCCAGTAGCCACATGGTTGTCCTCGTAATGCACACCAATCATACTAACCtaaggaataaaagaaaaaaacacaagCATTATCAGTAAGGGATGCAATTGAGACGATCTGTCTAAAATTAAGCAAGACAGTGTATTGTGTTTTACTGTTCCAAGATACTTCTGTCCATTTTTTACTCCACCAAGAACAAGTGAATTCCAAAGTGGGTTGAACTTGTTGCGACGATTATACATCACACGTGTTAGGTAGTTATGCACTTCTTTGGGACCCAAGGAGTTCCCATCATCCCACATGTTGTCATACAAGCTGCATGCATTTACGAAGCATTGAATACCAGAACTGTTGCCcatcaaaaattatataaacaataacaataaacaaGAATAAGGACAGACGTACATAAGCTCATCAAGGTACTTCATTATCTCCTGAAAATCACTTATTTCACCACTTGCACCAAGAAGGGAGTGTTTTCCCACTGGCTTTAATCGATCCACACTCTTGTAACGTATCGTTGAACCATAGGAACCtgaaaatggaaaaagaaagaagatgacAACACATACTACATTATCTCTAGCATGTATTGGAGGGTTTATTTaacatcaaataatattaaaatgacaaAAGAGAACTTCTATAGGAGATCTTTCAATTCTCTATCCCTTTTCCCTAGTGACGGAACCATGTGAtatacttttttgaaaaaatcggAGCACTGATTGGGACAAAATCTTTGATATAGAAGCTAACCTCCCATGTCAGCTGCCAAGAGAATACCATCTTTGTACTTGATGCCGACAACTGATGTCCCAGTCACATATGGAAACCTATTGAGAACAATACAAGTTAAAATTGCAAACATCTCGAGCACAGTAAGGAATTATAaaggaaaattacataaatacaaTCTCATTGCACGAGTGAGCATGTATCCATAAGGTAAAAATTTGCTGCATGACATTGTTGGTACTCTTAAATTTAACTACATCTCCCATGCATGCAAAGGATATGGTACATACAAAGAGCTGCACATCTCTTCCAACATGCAGATACTCtcattcaataattttaatctgTTATATGACTCTCCTTCTCactacaacaataataacaacatacccagtgtagtCCCATAAGTAGGGATTAGAGAGGATACGATGTACGCAGACCATGCCCCTACCTTTGtgggtagagaggttgtttccgataaACACTCGGCCCTCCTCATTAAAGGATTTTGAGACCATGCCCCTATGTTTGtggggtagagaggttgtttatAAACACTCAGCCATCCTCACTAAAGGATTTATACCTAGTTCATCCTCTGTAATgcttttattttcactttttagcGTGTATGAAGATTAAGTCCAACAACTTAAAAGCATAAGCAGCTTTAACATCCCAGTGAAACCCACCGGTAAGAGCATAAGCAGCTGAAACAGGTAAATACAGTTTGCAAATTCCTTTCTGGACCAGATATCCGCAAAGTTATTTCTGGCCCAAATGTATTTGCAAACTCCTTTGTGGTCCAGATGTATCCTAGGAAGCAAAAATCCAAGAGCCACGCAAGATGAGATCTCAACTTAACCCCGCACCTCATTCCTTCTACTCGGGAAAACAAAATTACAGGTTCATAATACCATAAGCCACAGACTGAGAACTCCAGTAAAGATCAAAAATCAATCATTTGGCATGGCAGAAATGTTCCGTGAAAAATGTTGATGTTGTTTTTCTGAAATAAACTATTTTCAGCTTAAAGGGAAATAGATGTTACTTATGAGCATAAGTCCTTTATAAGTATCGAAACACTTACTAACATCATTTTGCTCAACTAGTGCTTAAACATCGTAGTCAATCTTAAATACTTAAGAGTATCACTAGAAAATATCCGCATAAACATATATTCTTCCATCTTGTATTACTACCATATGTCACATACTTTCACACCTAACCAAACACCGACAAACCAtccaaaacatatttttttcactaaaaGAAACTTCTTTTCTAGTGAAAACATATTTCTACCTGGAACATTTTCCTCCATATCCAATGCTCTTCACCAGCATCCTTATGTACATAGGTACACCTAGGATTAGATGTTAATGGAATCAGGATCGAAACCCTTTTGTGTTACTGCATCCTAAATTAATAATGTCAACATATTAAACAGATCTTTTAAAGACAAATCCAAGGTCTGGAAACGTTGGACGAAAGCTATTGGAATAAGCAAAACTCGTACCTTCTACTCTACCCCCGCCTATGTAAATGTTTATAAATCAACCAAATATGCCTAAAGGCTTCCCCACCACACAGAGGAAAGTTCAAAAACTCGCCTGAAAAGCATTACTTTTGCTGGTAACTCTTGCAGTAAAAACATCCTTAAACATACATATTAACATAGAGTTAACTTAAGCCTAGCTAATAGCATCCAGAAAAAcactcaacaacaacattacccaatgtaatcccacaagtcAAGTCTGGGAAGCGTAGTGTGTACGTAGACCTTACCACTGCATTGGGATGGTTTCCACAGACACTCTGCTCAAAAGAACCACTAGGTGAAAATACAGGTAGCGAACAAACCAGCCAGCTGAGCTACTAAAACTATGTGcctcttctattttattttatttttgtaaaataagaacaaaaaccCTATTTCGTAAAAACATCAAACATACTACAAATCAGATCTGTAAAATCTCATAACACGCAAAGAGTGGAAGAGAGCACGTACTGTGTTCTCTGAATATCAGATTCGGGACTCATTAAGCTACTTTTAGCCGGAGCTGAATCCATCACCTGAAAACATCACCATTTCCACACAAAAATTACAAAGAATTACAACAAAATTCTTCGATTCAACGCGAGATAACACAAAAAACTTACATTCATCGTCGGAAATCGGAATAGTTGATCTTCGATCGGAGAAAAAATAGCAGAGTAACAACACTGATCGGAGTTTTGTTTGTGCACTTTTCCCTTTGCACAAGAAAAGTTGGGTTTGGGCTGAAAGTGAAATGGGCCTCCGTTTTCGGGACTTTCTCGTGTATGATTTGCAATAGATAGCCACTTTTAAGGATATCATTTAAAATCTACTCAATTTTTATctaaagtatttaaattttaacccAATAAGAGAAAACTTCATACATTGCTTCCACtttctatatttttctatttcaatGTACATGTATTACATTTGAACCGATACATACGATATGATGGGAAGTTTCTAGATAGGTAATGCTAGTTTTACTAGATCTATTTTTTTTACGACGGATATTAttctagaaaatatttaatcGATTGTGCAATGTTAcgttttttacaaaattataattttttttattttcatgcttGAAATAATAGAAGTATAgggataaaatttaatttttattcagtTTGATATAAAGTTAAgttttgaattgaaaatgtcaaagttactttacaattttaattttaaaagttggtAAAGTTTAATTTCAAACATTTGGGATCTAAATTAATGTTTCATacatttataatttaactttagaCATTTCGAggtgaaaattaaatttatgaaattttgagattcatattttttttagtgtggGAAGTCAAACATGCAATTTTTCAACCCTAGACTTTCGAATTGAAATTTGATCATACTAGCGTTAaatattttctgtttttttacTTTGTTAGTTATGTATGATCAAACGTATTTTTTACAATTAAGTTCATATATCTTTGTTAATTTCCTTGAGATTGcataaataatttgtatttgcATAAATCATCATGTTTGTTTATTTCGCGGGCTTCTAACCACACCAATATGTCATTCAACTTCTTGAAAGTCTTGGCAAGCCGTTGTATCGAATTTCACAAGCGATACAATGTGATGGAAATAAATTGCCTCGAATCAAAGCTAACATGTatgtattatgtatttattatttcacgtatttcaaattcaaatagttgaataataaatgtaatatgttatttttgtgtACTTTCATTCTCTCCAATTAGGGATGGCAATGAAACGAAATAGATGCAAAACAGCGCGTGTGAATTTTAAGTTATTCATGACGGGTACAAGTTGAAGATTATGCAAGAGATACGAGTCTGTATgaattttacataaatttaa
The DNA window shown above is from Solanum lycopersicum chromosome 11, SLM_r2.1 and carries:
- the LOC101251952 gene encoding proteasome subunit beta type-4 isoform X1; the protein is MNVMDSAPAKSSLMSPESDIQRTQFPYVTGTSVVGIKYKDGILLAADMGGSYGSTIRYKSVDRLKPVGKHSLLGASGEISDFQEIMKYLDELILYDNMWDDGNSLGPKEVHNYLTRVMYNRRNKFNPLWNSLVLGGVKNGQKYLGTVSMIGVHYEDNHVATGFGNHLARPILRDEWHENLSYEEGVKLLEKCMRVLLYRDRSAVNKLQIAKITEEGVTISQPYSLKTFWNFSAFQNPTVGAEGSW
- the LOC101251952 gene encoding proteasome subunit beta type-4 isoform X2, with product MYIRMLVKSIGYGGKCSRFPYVTGTSVVGIKYKDGILLAADMGGSYGSTIRYKSVDRLKPVGKHSLLGASGEISDFQEIMKYLDELILYDNMWDDGNSLGPKEVHNYLTRVMYNRRNKFNPLWNSLVLGGVKNGQKYLGTVSMIGVHYEDNHVATGFGNHLARPILRDEWHENLSYEEGVKLLEKCMRVLLYRDRSAVNKLQIAKITEEGVTISQPYSLKTFWNFSAFQNPTVGAEGSW